The nucleotide window CATGTTGGGGCTCCCGATCACCTTGTCGATGGCCTCATCGAGCATCTTGAGGGAGAGCTGCCCGCCGTTGGTCCCGGCCTCGACGATCTGCCCGGCCTGGATGATCTTCCTCAGCCCGCTGAACTGCTTGGGGTTCGCGGCCGCGTCCCCGACGATCAGGGCTTCCTCTTCCTGGTCCCGGACGGACTGCAGGCCGGACTCGATCTCTTCGGCCTCGCAGTCGAGCAGGGTCTTGCCCTGCTTCTGGAGCCGCCGCGTGACCTTCCCGCGGTAGAGGATCGTCCGATAGGGGAAGGTCTGCTGGTCGTAGGAGCTCTCCTGCTCGGTCGGCTCCTCGGTGTCGTTGACGAACTGGGCAGCTCCTCGCGCGGTCCTGCGGTTGAAGATGTAGGCCGAGCCGGACCCGGGCTTGCGGGGCAGGTTCTGCCGGAGCGGGTTGCTGCGCTCGATGATCTCCGCCAGCACGCCGTCGATCTGCGGCTGGTGGAGGATGGAACCGGCTCCCGCCAGGTCCAGGGCCTTCTTGAGCTCCTCAAGGTCGTTCATGGTCTTCTGTTCCTCCTTTGATCGCGGGGCCTATGCGGCGCTCCGGCTGTGCTGCACCGAGAGAAGGGCCCGCAGCTTCTGGCTGGGGTCGAGCTTCTCGAACGCCTTCAGGACTTCCTCGCCGTCCGCGCCGGGCTTGCGGCCGTCCCCGTCCGGGGACAGACCCTTGCGCAGCGTGGGGATATCGTCGATGGCCT belongs to bacterium and includes:
- a CDS encoding major capsid protein, which translates into the protein MNDLEELKKALDLAGAGSILHQPQIDGVLAEIIERSNPLRQNLPRKPGSGSAYIFNRRTARGAAQFVNDTEEPTEQESSYDQQTFPYRTILYRGKVTRRLQKQGKTLLDCEAEEIESGLQSVRDQEEEALIVGDAAANPKQFSGLRKIIQAGQIVEAGTNGGQLSLKMLDEAIDKVIGSPNMLLMTKAMHRKLNSLLQAQQRFMDTVEVQGGFRLQAYQGIPIYRTIWQPGNEVQGTA